The following nucleotide sequence is from Siphonobacter curvatus.
TGATAGTGCAGCTCCGCTGCCATCTAGGTAGCCGGCTCTATGCATAGCACTGGCTACCTAGATGGAAACTGCATCACTTGGATCGCACCAATGGCTATGCTTCCCTGTCTATCACCTGGTCCAAGCTTTCCGGATACCGCCCGCCCTTGGCTTCAATGCTATCTGCAGCCTCACTGATAGTGCTTAGCTCGAGTGGAGAAAGTTTCAAAACCCCTGCGCCTATATTTTCCTTCAAGCGTTCCGATTTTGTGGTACCCGGGATAGGAACGATCCATGGCTTTTGTGCAAGAATCCAGGCGAGCGCTACCTGTGCAGTGGAGGCGCCTTTCACTTTGGCAACCCGGTCGAGAATATCTACAAAGGCTTGATTGGCTTCCATATTTTCTTTCTGAAAGCGTGGGAAGTAACTCCTGCCATCCTCTTTTGCAAACTGCGTGTCGGCAGTCATTTTTCCAGTCAGAAATCCTCTACCGAGTGGGCTGAAGGGCACAAAACCGATCCCAAGTTCTTCCAGTACAGGAAAAACCTTTTCTTCGGGTTCGCGCCACCAAAGTGAATACTCGCTCTGCAGCGCCGTCACCGGTTGCACCGCGTGGGCTTTACGGATAGTTACGGCCCCGGCCTCTGACAGCCCGAAGTGCTTTACCTTACCTGTGGCAATGAGATCTTTCACCGTACCAGCAACCTCCTCAATGGGTACGGTCGGGTCCACACGGTGCTGGTAGAGCAGATCAATCGTATCGATGCGCAAGCGCCTGAGGGAGGCGTCTACCACTTTACGTATGGTCTCCGGGCGACTGTCGAGTGCAGCATTCGACCCATTCTTGAATCCAAATTTGGTGGCGATCACCACCTCTCCCTTAAACGGCTCCAGAGCCTCACCGACGATTTCTTCGTTGGTATAGGGGCCATAGACCTCCGCAGTATCAAAGAAAGTGATACCCTGTTCTACGGCATCGCGTAACACGCGAATGGCTTCCTTACGGTCAGGCTGGTTAGCGTACCCATGGCTTAATCCCATGCAGCCAAAACCGAGCTCGGACACTTCGAATCCCGAGGTTCCTAAGGTTCGTTTTTTCATTTTCTACATTATATGATTTATGCTGCAAAATTGTGCAGAATGGTCGTGCCGTTTTATATCCCGATTACGGGTTCTTATAGCACTATTACTGATTGCAATAGCAGCTCGGGAAATGGCTTGCAGGACGCTGTATTTTTGTAGCGTTAAAGAGTTCTAAATTTGTAGGTATGAAGGAGATTGTAAGAATTGGTAGCATCGCGCAATACAATAACATCCGCGGTGTCAAGACAGAACACCCTCTGGTTGCGGTAATTAACCTCGCAAAAGCGCAGCCCATGCCCGCCAAATCATTCAACTTTGGTTTGTATGCAGTAAGTCTGAAAGAAGGGGATAATGGCCAATTACGCTATGGCAGAAGCCACTATGATTACCAGGCAGGCAGTATGATATTTGTTGCACCCGGACAGGTGATAGCGGTCGAGCCCGCCGTTGAGCCAGGTACGGGCAAAGGCTGGATCTTGCTCTTTCATCCCGACCTGATAAATGGCACTCCGTTGGGTAAACATATTCAGAATTATTCTTTCTTTTCTTATGATGTACATGAAGCGCTTCACCTCTCCGATAAAGAGCAGGCGATTGTAACGGATTGCTTCGCAAAAATTGAATATGAACTCGATCAGAATCTAGACAAACACAGCAAAGTACTGATTGCATCCAACATCGAGTTACTGCTCAATTATTGTACCCGCTTTTATGACCGCCAGTTCATGATCCGGGAAAATGCAAACAGGGGAGTCCTGGAACGGTTTGAAAGATTATTGAAAGATTATTTTTCATCTGATCAGCCGCAGCTTGTGGGCTTTCCTTCGGTAGCTTATTGCGCCAGGGCCCTACATTTATCCTCCAATTATTTTGGCGATTTGATCAAGAAAGAAACCAGTAGGTCAGCTCAGGAATACATTCAATCAAAAGTGTTAGATATAGCCAAAGAGAGGCTACTGGACGTGGATAAATCAGTGAGCGAAATAGCCTACGAATTAGGCTTTAAATACCCGCAAAATTTCACTCGCTTATTCAAACAAAAAACAGGCACTACCCCAAATGACTACCGGATGTTGAATTGAACGAACTTGCTTCCTTTAGCGATTTTGCCATAAACTGCGTTATCGACTTTCACGCGGATGATATGGTTACCAGGCAGATGCATCCATTCAGGATTATGGAAGCGAAAAGAGGCGAGCGGTTATGAAGGTATAATATGGAACAGTAGCCTTAGCCCTGAAATTGCGAATTTTTCTGGGCAACAACAGCAAGTTCGGCCATAGCCGGCATGTGGATTAATAGTCTAGTCCCGAGAACTATCAATGAACAACCGTTTACAACTCGCTGAAATAGAAATGAGATCATAGAAGCTGGGGCGTACTTAAGAGCGTATCAGTACAGCCCCCTATGGAATGTGCTTCTCCTTTTAGTTAGAGCGTGTAGAAGAGGGAGCAAAAGGCCTGGTGAGTGGAAGCCTTAGATGAGAAATCAGCTAACAAAAGAGGAAAGCGGAGCCCATTTTGGTGCATGTGTATACGTTGGTATGCGTATGAAAAAAATTTCCTTTTTCATCTCTCTGGGCGGTAAGGTGAAGTTTTGATACCTATGTCTAGGAACTGCTTTGAGCATCAGAAAGATATTACATGGCTTCCTTCAATTGGACCTGTATCGACTAAAATTGTCGCGAAACTGTCGTAATATGTCGTAATGAGAAGCAAGCAAATCACCATCCCCGATGAACGGAACATCATTGTCAGCCGTCAATACCGTGAAGACGTCCGATCCGGTAGAGCTATTTGAGAATCGAGATCTTTTCTTTAAATCACTTGACCGGGGGCTCAGTGTCATTTCAATATTTTGATCCCTGGCCACCAGCCCACTCCCTTTTTACCCTATGTTAAATGAGGGCTTCGCGCTGTATACTACCTTTACCGGATGGAAGCGCTCATAAAT
It contains:
- a CDS encoding aldo/keto reductase translates to MKKRTLGTSGFEVSELGFGCMGLSHGYANQPDRKEAIRVLRDAVEQGITFFDTAEVYGPYTNEEIVGEALEPFKGEVVIATKFGFKNGSNAALDSRPETIRKVVDASLRRLRIDTIDLLYQHRVDPTVPIEEVAGTVKDLIATGKVKHFGLSEAGAVTIRKAHAVQPVTALQSEYSLWWREPEEKVFPVLEELGIGFVPFSPLGRGFLTGKMTADTQFAKEDGRSYFPRFQKENMEANQAFVDILDRVAKVKGASTAQVALAWILAQKPWIVPIPGTTKSERLKENIGAGVLKLSPLELSTISEAADSIEAKGGRYPESLDQVIDREA
- a CDS encoding helix-turn-helix domain-containing protein, whose translation is MKEIVRIGSIAQYNNIRGVKTEHPLVAVINLAKAQPMPAKSFNFGLYAVSLKEGDNGQLRYGRSHYDYQAGSMIFVAPGQVIAVEPAVEPGTGKGWILLFHPDLINGTPLGKHIQNYSFFSYDVHEALHLSDKEQAIVTDCFAKIEYELDQNLDKHSKVLIASNIELLLNYCTRFYDRQFMIRENANRGVLERFERLLKDYFSSDQPQLVGFPSVAYCARALHLSSNYFGDLIKKETSRSAQEYIQSKVLDIAKERLLDVDKSVSEIAYELGFKYPQNFTRLFKQKTGTTPNDYRMLN